In Triticum urartu cultivar G1812 chromosome 6, Tu2.1, whole genome shotgun sequence, the following proteins share a genomic window:
- the LOC125512889 gene encoding uncharacterized protein LOC125512889 — protein MASVKLAAAALAVVLACAALAATPAATYAEYRPEPEPCKTQAMYFKNCLRLGHCEKCCFGVVANPACYCEVEREALIECAPGHHCSRADKKVKIAEMNLPCMKNLKCKHA, from the coding sequence ATGGCGTCcgtgaagctcgccgccgccgcgctggCCGTCGTGCTCGCGTGTGCTGCGCTCGCCGCGACGCCGGCGGCGACGTATGCGGAGTACCGGCCGGAGCCCGAGCCCTGCAAGACGCAGGCCATGTACTTCAAGAACTGCCTCCGCCTCGGCCACTGCGAGAAGTGCTGCTTCGGGGTGGTGGCCAACCCGGCGTGCTACTGCGAGGTGGAGCGGGAGGCGCTGATCGAGTGCGCGCCTGGCCACCACTGCAGTCGCGCCGACAAGAAGGTCAAGATCGCCGAGATGAACCTCCCCTGCATGAAGAACCTCAAGTGCAAGCACGCGTGA